A genomic window from Paucibacter sp. KCTC 42545 includes:
- a CDS encoding Hsp20/alpha crystallin family protein, with the protein MFVLPINTLSRHSQRHSQHQASEFSRRLESMFHADADQAMTLRSPALDVSETATAYTLQLDMPGVSKEAIKISIEGRRVSIDAEQAKPAPAPTNADASQPPAPAAQLLYRERALTRYSRSVSLPQEVNQADSNAKLENGVLTLTLVKRQAAGASHLTVS; encoded by the coding sequence ATGTTTGTTCTGCCCATCAACACCCTGTCCCGCCACTCGCAACGCCATTCGCAGCACCAGGCCAGCGAGTTCTCGCGCCGCTTGGAGAGCATGTTTCACGCCGATGCCGACCAGGCCATGACCTTGCGCAGCCCTGCTCTGGATGTGAGTGAAACCGCGACCGCCTACACCTTGCAGCTGGACATGCCCGGCGTCAGCAAAGAGGCGATCAAGATCAGCATCGAGGGCCGCCGCGTCAGCATTGATGCCGAGCAGGCCAAGCCCGCCCCAGCCCCGACCAATGCAGACGCAAGCCAGCCGCCTGCTCCCGCCGCCCAGTTGCTCTACCGCGAACGGGCCCTGACCCGATACTCGCGCAGCGTCAGCCTGCCGCAGGAAGTCAATCAGGCCGACTCGAATGCCAAACTGGAAAACGGCGTGCTGACCCTGACTCTGGTGAAGCGCCAGGCCGCCGGCGCCAGCCATCTGACGGTCAGCTGA
- the tsaD gene encoding tRNA (adenosine(37)-N6)-threonylcarbamoyltransferase complex transferase subunit TsaD, which translates to MLVLGFESSCDETGVALVRVPAPGSAEAPQLLAQALHSQISMHQAYGGVVPELASRDHIRRVIPLTREVLAGAGIALADVDLIAYTQGPGLAGALLVGAGVAVSLAAALEKPTLGIHHLEGHLLSPFLSADAPEFPFVALLVSGGHTQLMRVAEVGQYEILGETIDDAAGEAFDKSAKLLGLPYPGGPHLAKLALFGDATAFELPRPLLHSGKPDFSFAGLKTAVLTQVKRLGEAPTDQQKADLAAATQAAIVEVLVKKSMLALKMSGLKRLVVAGGVGANSVLREQLNAACAKRGVRVHYPELSLCTDNGAMIAMAAAMRLQRGMAILPPTGQGAGAFEIKPRWPLGAIS; encoded by the coding sequence ATGTTGGTTCTCGGTTTCGAATCCTCATGCGATGAAACAGGCGTGGCCTTGGTGCGGGTGCCTGCGCCGGGTTCGGCTGAAGCGCCGCAGTTGTTGGCCCAGGCCTTGCACAGCCAGATCAGCATGCACCAAGCCTACGGCGGCGTGGTGCCCGAATTGGCCTCGCGCGATCACATTCGCCGGGTCATCCCGCTGACCCGCGAGGTCTTGGCTGGGGCAGGCATCGCCTTGGCGGATGTGGATCTGATCGCCTACACCCAGGGGCCAGGTCTTGCCGGCGCCTTGCTGGTGGGCGCGGGTGTGGCGGTGTCGCTGGCGGCAGCGCTGGAAAAGCCGACCCTGGGCATCCATCATCTGGAGGGCCATTTGCTGTCGCCCTTTTTGTCGGCCGACGCGCCCGAATTCCCTTTTGTGGCCTTGCTGGTCTCGGGTGGGCACACCCAGCTGATGCGAGTTGCCGAGGTCGGCCAGTACGAGATCCTCGGCGAAACGATTGATGATGCGGCCGGTGAGGCTTTCGACAAGAGCGCCAAGCTTTTGGGCTTGCCTTATCCCGGCGGCCCGCATCTCGCCAAGTTGGCGCTGTTCGGCGATGCCACGGCCTTTGAGCTGCCGCGCCCTCTGTTGCACAGTGGCAAGCCTGATTTCAGCTTTGCGGGTTTGAAAACCGCGGTACTCACCCAGGTCAAACGCTTGGGCGAGGCGCCGACTGATCAGCAAAAAGCCGATTTGGCCGCCGCGACGCAGGCTGCCATCGTCGAAGTGCTGGTCAAAAAATCCATGCTGGCTCTGAAGATGTCGGGGCTCAAGCGCTTGGTCGTGGCGGGTGGCGTGGGCGCCAACAGCGTGCTGCGCGAGCAGCTCAATGCGGCTTGCGCCAAACGCGGCGTGCGGGTGCACTACCCCGAGTTGAGCCTGTGCACCGACAACGGCGCCATGATCGCCATGGCCGCGGCCATGCGCTTGCAGCGCGGCATGGCCATCTTGCCGCCGACGGGGCAGGGTGCCGGCGCTTTCGAGATCAAGCCGCGATGGCCCTTGGGGGCGATCAGCTGA
- the rpsO gene encoding 30S ribosomal protein S15: MSVADINKADIVKSNARSANDTGSPEVQVALLTARINALMPHFKANMKDHHSRRGLLKMVNTRKSLLAYLKSKDAVRYTDLIQKLGLRK; the protein is encoded by the coding sequence ATGTCAGTCGCCGATATCAACAAAGCAGACATCGTCAAGTCGAACGCCCGTAGCGCCAACGACACCGGCTCGCCGGAAGTCCAAGTGGCTCTGCTGACCGCTCGCATCAACGCGCTGATGCCTCACTTCAAAGCAAACATGAAGGATCACCACAGCCGTCGTGGTTTGCTGAAGATGGTCAACACTCGTAAGAGCCTGCTGGCCTACCTGAAGTCCAAGGACGCAGTGCGTTACACCGACCTGATTCAGAAGCTGGGTCTGCGTAAGTAA